The following proteins are co-located in the Eriocheir sinensis breed Jianghai 21 chromosome 34, ASM2467909v1, whole genome shotgun sequence genome:
- the LOC127006936 gene encoding uncharacterized protein LOC127006936 isoform X1, with protein sequence MLRPAQVALMAALASCVTSAPQPVPELPGAPGSSGLNPELHPAIGQQDDQPHDSLPLTYASTEDKTSFEGPLDVIGPSTVGEEAGAAATKTYSDAVEVDAESGRKLYGFLPPDLAELEGPARPQVKGEAEIISEIESILGKVREQYSQNGQSFPIPEAEGESSASQGQAVKSITDLLKLSKSKIENETVEEDPVIEEARKRYMAIWNKEAERLNAPYMRVTKAWPELGMVYMPDVTEATDQIKASKAVKEAAETFKKVYEERVTEEAARNATMEPILKVLNNFMSAWIWAETTDEAEAAGLTDGDDSEEEHHEMKTPDRSNAQKRLQGNSIDSQLGELFKNMVTRRPTPNLQPSDDTKSKDLIQTLNSMKLTLSCTVVPGSLADTVPSDTPINPNIPPNNPIADIRPIIDPFGVLDSVRNTGTANTRPLIPQTPDRDRLRSPNAAPRPFYNPSVVSPLRDPIAAYNRPPVSPIAYSGPYITHEVDIRPVGFPETSAPVAARRNYNIYPITEEDDSSQPMESEEVFARLYLPQQPWREPSWLH encoded by the exons ATGTTACGGCCAGCTCAG GTGGCGTTAATGGCTGCCTTGGCGAGCTGCGTGACTTCTGCGCCCCAGCCC GTCCCCGAATTACCAGGAGCACCAGGATCTTCGGGGCTGAACCCTGAACTGCATCCCGCAATTGGACAGCAAGATGACCAACCACATGACTCGCTGCCCCTCACCTACGCCAGCACGGAGGACAAGACTTCCTTTGAGGGTCCGCTGGATGTGATAGGGCCCAGTACCGTAGGAGAGGAGGCGGGAGCGGCGGCCACGAAGACATATAGCGACGCAGTGGAAGTTGATGCCGAGAGCGGACGAAAACTCTATGGCTTCCTCCCTCCAGATCTTGCCGAGTTGGAAGGTCCCGCAAGGCCACAAGTTAAAGGGGAAGCGGAGATCATTTCCGAGATAGAGAGCATCTTAGGCAAGGTACGAGAGCAGTATAGCCAGAATGGACAGTCCTTCCCTATTCCCGAAGCTGAGGGTGAATCCTCCGCCTCTCAGGGACAAGCTGTAAAGTCCATCACCGATCTTTTGAAGCTTTCCAAGTCCAAGATTGAGAATGAAACGGTGGAGGAAGATCCGGTGATTGAAGAGGCTCGGAAACGGTACATGGCCATCTGGAACAAAGAGGCTGAGCGACTGAATGCTCCGTACATGAGGGTGACGAAAGCCTGGCCAGAACTCGGTATGGTTTATATGCCTGATGTGACGGAGGCGACGGATCAGATCAAGGCGTCCAAGGCGGTAAAGGAGGCAGCGGAGACCTTCAAGAAAGTGTACGAGGAAAGGGTCACAGAAGAGGCCGCCAGGAACGCAACGATGGAGCCGATACTGAAGGTCCTCAACAACTTCATGAGTGCTTGGATTTGGGCGGAGACCACAGACGAGGCGGAGGCTGCTGGGTTGACTGACGGCGATGACAGCGAAGAGGAACACCACGAAATGAAGACTCCTGACCGATCTAACGCCCAGAAGAGGCTACAAGGCAATTCGATCGACTCCCAGCTCGGCGAACTCTTCAAGAACATGGTCACGCGACGGCCAACGCCAAATCTGCAGCCCAGCGATGATACCAAATCCAAGGACCTCATCCAGACACTGAATTCCATGAAGCTGACGTTGTCCTGCACGGTGGTTCCTGGGAGCCTCGCCGACACAGTCCCTTCTGACACCCCCATCAACCCGAACATCCCACCTAACAACCCGATAGCCGATATAAGGCCGATTATTGATCCTTTCGGCGTATTGGACTCGGTCAGGAATACCGGAACCGCAAACACACGCCCGCTGATACCCCAAACACCAGACCGAGACCGCCTAAGAAGCCCAAATGCGGCTCCCAGGCCCTTCTATAACCCTTCCGTAGTGAGCCCGTTGAGAGATCCCATAGCTGCTTATAATCGACCACCTGTAAGCCCTATTGCGTATTCTGGACCCTATATAACGCATGAGGTGGATATCAGACCAGTTGGGTTTCCAGAGACATCCGCACCAGTAGCAGCGAGGCGTAATTACAACATATACCCGATCACAGAAGAAGATGACTCCTCGCAACCCATGGAGTCTGAGGAGGTGTTTGCTCGACTCTATCTGCCCCAACAGCCGTGGAGAGAGCCTTCGTGGCTGCACTAA
- the LOC127006936 gene encoding uncharacterized protein LOC127006936 isoform X2 produces MVALMAALASCVTSAPQPVPELPGAPGSSGLNPELHPAIGQQDDQPHDSLPLTYASTEDKTSFEGPLDVIGPSTVGEEAGAAATKTYSDAVEVDAESGRKLYGFLPPDLAELEGPARPQVKGEAEIISEIESILGKVREQYSQNGQSFPIPEAEGESSASQGQAVKSITDLLKLSKSKIENETVEEDPVIEEARKRYMAIWNKEAERLNAPYMRVTKAWPELGMVYMPDVTEATDQIKASKAVKEAAETFKKVYEERVTEEAARNATMEPILKVLNNFMSAWIWAETTDEAEAAGLTDGDDSEEEHHEMKTPDRSNAQKRLQGNSIDSQLGELFKNMVTRRPTPNLQPSDDTKSKDLIQTLNSMKLTLSCTVVPGSLADTVPSDTPINPNIPPNNPIADIRPIIDPFGVLDSVRNTGTANTRPLIPQTPDRDRLRSPNAAPRPFYNPSVVSPLRDPIAAYNRPPVSPIAYSGPYITHEVDIRPVGFPETSAPVAARRNYNIYPITEEDDSSQPMESEEVFARLYLPQQPWREPSWLH; encoded by the exons GTGGCGTTAATGGCTGCCTTGGCGAGCTGCGTGACTTCTGCGCCCCAGCCC GTCCCCGAATTACCAGGAGCACCAGGATCTTCGGGGCTGAACCCTGAACTGCATCCCGCAATTGGACAGCAAGATGACCAACCACATGACTCGCTGCCCCTCACCTACGCCAGCACGGAGGACAAGACTTCCTTTGAGGGTCCGCTGGATGTGATAGGGCCCAGTACCGTAGGAGAGGAGGCGGGAGCGGCGGCCACGAAGACATATAGCGACGCAGTGGAAGTTGATGCCGAGAGCGGACGAAAACTCTATGGCTTCCTCCCTCCAGATCTTGCCGAGTTGGAAGGTCCCGCAAGGCCACAAGTTAAAGGGGAAGCGGAGATCATTTCCGAGATAGAGAGCATCTTAGGCAAGGTACGAGAGCAGTATAGCCAGAATGGACAGTCCTTCCCTATTCCCGAAGCTGAGGGTGAATCCTCCGCCTCTCAGGGACAAGCTGTAAAGTCCATCACCGATCTTTTGAAGCTTTCCAAGTCCAAGATTGAGAATGAAACGGTGGAGGAAGATCCGGTGATTGAAGAGGCTCGGAAACGGTACATGGCCATCTGGAACAAAGAGGCTGAGCGACTGAATGCTCCGTACATGAGGGTGACGAAAGCCTGGCCAGAACTCGGTATGGTTTATATGCCTGATGTGACGGAGGCGACGGATCAGATCAAGGCGTCCAAGGCGGTAAAGGAGGCAGCGGAGACCTTCAAGAAAGTGTACGAGGAAAGGGTCACAGAAGAGGCCGCCAGGAACGCAACGATGGAGCCGATACTGAAGGTCCTCAACAACTTCATGAGTGCTTGGATTTGGGCGGAGACCACAGACGAGGCGGAGGCTGCTGGGTTGACTGACGGCGATGACAGCGAAGAGGAACACCACGAAATGAAGACTCCTGACCGATCTAACGCCCAGAAGAGGCTACAAGGCAATTCGATCGACTCCCAGCTCGGCGAACTCTTCAAGAACATGGTCACGCGACGGCCAACGCCAAATCTGCAGCCCAGCGATGATACCAAATCCAAGGACCTCATCCAGACACTGAATTCCATGAAGCTGACGTTGTCCTGCACGGTGGTTCCTGGGAGCCTCGCCGACACAGTCCCTTCTGACACCCCCATCAACCCGAACATCCCACCTAACAACCCGATAGCCGATATAAGGCCGATTATTGATCCTTTCGGCGTATTGGACTCGGTCAGGAATACCGGAACCGCAAACACACGCCCGCTGATACCCCAAACACCAGACCGAGACCGCCTAAGAAGCCCAAATGCGGCTCCCAGGCCCTTCTATAACCCTTCCGTAGTGAGCCCGTTGAGAGATCCCATAGCTGCTTATAATCGACCACCTGTAAGCCCTATTGCGTATTCTGGACCCTATATAACGCATGAGGTGGATATCAGACCAGTTGGGTTTCCAGAGACATCCGCACCAGTAGCAGCGAGGCGTAATTACAACATATACCCGATCACAGAAGAAGATGACTCCTCGCAACCCATGGAGTCTGAGGAGGTGTTTGCTCGACTCTATCTGCCCCAACAGCCGTGGAGAGAGCCTTCGTGGCTGCACTAA
- the LOC127007185 gene encoding uncharacterized protein LOC127007185, which produces MDAGQYVGYVGGEERARGPITSGDIPLRLDSTLVLGQEQDLVSEGFDVLQIFRGHLAQVNIWNRSLGPDEVARQAACGEAAPLGNVFSSDRDDVEVFGATVETVEAAALCRSTEGFVVFPVLQHLEEAQQTCRRVGQQLYSPGTLEDNVALYNASLQFTDTCTSNYPLWIGATDRSEEGVWRKFSDDTEIKPPFALGEPNGGAGESCLLMFLGNGRWADTPCDLHWLACAPCQSNNDTPLRLRGLCFEWEAQTFFEVLGYRAKKPYFHGYYGLMIYSRGSGAWQMLDTTTGRQMATLSLTSEDLYPIGRHTWTLSAELCRRSPNTTVTLSLSVCDRFQFTCSSGDCVPKVFRCNGRDDCPDLSDEQDCSTVVVPDGYQRERPPSGRAEGQPLSLGVIVKIHRIMDISDVRRHVRMELEADMTWTDNQLKFRNLKDNLEFNRVSSRDSELLWTPRLLFPNAPSGDLKLVDKQAFISKTGPPEPDDFDDVRTGECLSVLLFVLPDADMPTNQHGSFGCTFDMFYYPFDTQRCSVLLQSSVSQDLVEFSRDQHVLTFLDDHNLPSYFVNSYRVHVTVLDTNQTIYSLLQVEFVLSRRWMMQVVSVFLPTSMLLCIGYSTLFVRVSLLQVRLVVALTTLLVLYTLFNHTSDDLPDTAYIKMIDVWFLHCISILFVIIIIHVVVEHLDKGASAQ; this is translated from the exons ATGGACGCGGGCCAGTACGTAGGCTACGTGGGCGGCGAGGAGCGCGCCCGCGGCCCCATCACATCGGGTGACATTCCGCTGCGCCTTGACTCCACGCTCGTGCTCGGCCAGGAGCAGGACCTCGTGTCGGAAGGGTTCGACGTGCTGCAGATCTTCCGCGGGCACTTGGCGCAGGTCAACATCTGGAACAGGAGCCTCGGCCCGGACGAGGTGGCTCGACAGGCGGCTTGCGGGGAGGCGGCGCCCCTCGGCAACGTCTTCTCCAGCGACAGGGACGACGTGGAGGTGTTTGGCGCGACGGTGGAGACAGTGGAGGCTGCGGCATTGTGCCGGAGCACTGAGGGTTTCGTGGTATTCCCGGTGCTCCAGCACCTGGAGGAGGCCCAGCAAACCTGCCGCCGCGTGGGCCAGCAGCTGTACAGCCCCGGCACTCTCGAGGACAACGTGGCGCTGTACAACGCCTCGCTGCAGTTCACTGACACTTGCACCTCCAACTACCCCCTTTGGATCGGCGCCACCGACCGCAGCGAGGAGGGCGTGTGGAGGAAGTTTTCCGACGACACTGAGATCAAGCCTCCGTTTGCGCTAGGTGAACCCAACGGCGGGGCGGGCGAGAGCTGCCTCCTCATGTTCCTCGGCAACGGCCGGTGGGCGGACACGCCGTGCGACCTGCACTGGCTGGCGTGCGCACCGTGCCAGAGCAACAACGACACTCCCCTGCGCCTCCGCGGCCTCTGCTTCGAGTGGGAGGCGCAGACCTTCTTTGAGGTGCTGGGCTACCGCGCCAAGAAGCCCTACTTCCATGGCTACTACGGCCTGATGATATACAGCCGCGGCAGCGGAGCGTGGCAGATGCTGGACACCACCACGGGCCGGCAGATGGCCACGCTCAGCCTCACCTCTGAGGACTTGTACCCCATCGGGCGTCACACGTGGACGCTCAGCGCTGAGCTGTGCCGCCGCTCGCCCAACACGACAGTCACCCTCAGTCTGTCAGTGTGCGACAGGTTCCAGTTCACGTGTTCGAGCGGCGACTGTGTCCCGAAGGTGTTCCGCTGCAACGGTCGCGACGACTGTCCCGACCTGTCCGACGAGCAGGACTGCAGCACGGTGGTCGTGCCGGACGGCTACCAGAGGGAAAGGCCGCCGTCAGGCCGCGCAGAAGGCCAGCCGCTATCTCTCGGCGTCATCGTCAAAATTCATCGCATCATGGACATCAGCGACGTCAGGCGACACGTTAGGATGGAGCTGGAGGCGGATATGACGTGGACAGACAACCAACTCAAGTTCCGTAACCTGAAGGACAACCTGGAGTTCAACAGAGTCTCGTCCAGGGACAGCGAGCTGCTGTGGACACCGCGCCTGCTGTTCCCGAACGCTCCGAGCGGAGACCTGAAGCTGGTGGACAAACAGGCCTTCATCTCCAAGACGGGGCCGCCGGAACCCGACGACTTCGACGACGTAAGGACCGGTGAGTGTCTGTCCGTCCTGTTGTTCGTGCTGCCTGACGCTGACATGCCAACGAACCAGCA CGGGAGCTTCGGCTGCACCTTCGACATGTTTTACTACCCGTTCGACACCCAGCGGTGCTCCGTGCTGCTCCAGAGCTCCGTCAGCCAAGACCTCGTCGAGTTTTCCCGCGACCAGCACGTCCTGACCTTCCTGGACGACCACAACCTGCCATCCTACTTCGTGAACAGCTACCGCGTCCACGTCACCGTCCTCGACACCAATCAGACCATCTACAGCCTTCTGCAG GTGGAGTTCGTGCTCAGCCGGCGGTGGATGATGCAGGTGGTGTCCGTGTTCCTGCCCACCTCTATGCTGCTCTGTATCGGCTACTCCACTCTCTTCGTCCGGGTCTCGCTTCTACAG GTACGTCTGGTGGTGGCGCTGACGACTCTGCTGGTGCTGTACACGCTCTTCAACCACACCTCCGATGACCTCCCTGACACGGCCTACATTAAGATGATCGACGTGTGGTTCCTTCACTGCATCTCCatcctcttcgtcatcatcatcattcacgtGGTCGTCGAACATTTGGACAAGGGAGCTTCA gcgcagtga